A genomic window from Ciona intestinalis chromosome 8, KH, whole genome shotgun sequence includes:
- the LOC100182346 gene encoding flocculation protein FLO11 isoform X1 has translation MDRIENLLDTGGRYLSPADRQFVSTLLSELEQFQYQAPKDRALMFHPLGGFQRYLIHKVTEVFPKLTSFSIGDDSNRRTVVCFKSKKKDQQQGLQANGTSKTLPNPKNEYVNAPVRGREEEGRQSAPRSRDSSRSRKKNEPYDANTSKQPRQPKQLDQAYLPKPLRTKKATNKRDQMKRSRSLQSSPVRMDEEVYHTDDDGRRGRRSKGSESGKRAPRSASLKPSSRRRERDVSPEPSEDEFRRQKQHPPLRHNVSDVSIHKRSQGLRMEGKVVNGDIADPHSYGDSESDIGRVDHVAVNKEKERHKKKAPPVESLKRGQPRSRRHSQESSARSVSEDSDAHHYHRDPRRTTPGKAKRRPEYSDVDSIEVESRISGIHDDMDEDSSNDYYEDEDSASMASDERPPSYERVKHSSSIKKAERNLNRIKRVDSQRSKPTSDEDVQIRDSSSSSSGRTVPRGSTHKSPPASTSSHHSKEGKMQRSSTMPRSTKEPAKKQRSSSKGRSQTLKGPPVSTGRSKSQSTKKHPAPPPPQKEEEKPKRSSSSKQRKKPTSLDEPKKHSSVVTSTDDLLDASNSTLYHPLPDQEQPSTSKKKSTKEKQKKHSQQSSPATPPSDPNAISPVTCDGTAQTEVSGTLSRRKDNRLRESTDTTPQDSPSHQPSNPDYSSPNRFTSAPPPQGNSFQQQNLLNAFHHLMQQQVQQNSNLPPLPPQLAHQLYLSWLGAYYAGATGAPPPAPPPFIIPQTNNSNSQHLDVPPVLSPANLQTHQLHQTHDRPPNAEEAARYYEQFAHPHNQDDGYNDYNDVPPPTDQYHFNDGVPAEDYARQERGRPTTKCDNGHCNTSIVLTDADMTDTSSVASSVAKGEIAVANNPKGGVMIYVRSQPNSRSNSTAGTHESVESLNTSDNVQSLGSSEHGSQTNLSERKKSPRGSSKGKKIPKQSSPAKNGLSSRKATEGERVDPPRTNLAFSTNDGIPPPNHNNNHSLAPSTEKVSSLHATDAFLGPIPSPNTFSNALSAPNRRPKEPVKNSTPSGRKSVKSSTRKPRNDPDTPSTSFNTSAMLQDANPDASHEEMILSLRRAPLATIEDDVDGFLSGSHASSCSSLNSAPPVPKETKNTEAPPKETTQPPIPTENIPKPQDIEPATNSVDVEVHENDEATGAEENSESESDAASTKSNVGSIDRSAGDISIYSLDASDGSDKEDEDDKQESDKERSGESSDSEEATWPAPPVPVNGDGVDKFKSPVSGDEQPSPPQEPATVTQTIDIVTSPTDNADNEEIEQHQSAGSVTSSSSEPFAAPQHPEVPLIDVSDSDASSTATEGEKAAENGDLGNGEGERSNSSSDLSTSDENHKMSDGSYDGDQSRTEESILADKEQPATNGTNQVVEVDGEMVVVQEPQFDYYKWKPDQDVWKSPEYKKFVEIFNFPASMSDIEVTQHLSKYRGLRLARVDATHALCTLPSDVIAEELADQHFTAFETRPLCDASKQTKAKAKAKLENEKFEEVRAQRPKSSNAVAKRMIAGALGSSHRSSANKQSTKK, from the exons GAAAGACCAGCAGCAAGGATTACAAGCCAACGGAACATCTAAAACACTTCCCAACCCTAAAAACGAATATGTTAACGCACCTGTGCGTGGAAGAGAGGAGGAAGGAAGACAATCTGCTCCGAGGAGCCGAGATTCCTCAAGGAGTCGAAAAAAGAACGAGCCGTACGATGCTAACACATCTAAACAACCGCG CCAACCAAAGCAGTTGGATCAGGCATATCTGCCGAAACCGCTACGGACAAAAAAAGCGACGAACAAACGCGACCAAATGAAGAGATCTCGTTCTCTGCAGTCTTCCCCTGTGAGGATGGATGAAGAGGTTTATCACACGGATGATGACGGGAGGAGAGGCAGGAGGAGCAAAGGAAGTGAGAGTGGGAAGAGAGCTCCGAGGAGCGCTAGTCTGAAACCTTCCAGTCGAAGACG GGAGCGTGACGTTTCGCCTGAACCGTCCGAGGATGAATTCCGGCGCCAAAAACAACATCCCCCATTACGTCATAACGTCTCTGACGTAAGCATACACAAGCGGTCGCAAGGACTACGCATGGAAGGAAAG GTCGTAAACGGGGACATAGCCGATCCGCACTCGTACGGTGACAGCGAGAGCGACATCGGACGCGTTGACCATGTCGCTGTGAACAAGGAAAAAGAGAGACACAAGAAAAAGGCACCGCCCGTCGAGTCACTGAAGCGTGGCCAGCCGAGAAGTCGACGTCACAGCCAAGAAAGCAGCGCGAGGTCGGTGTCGGAGGACAGCGATGCACACCATTACCACCGCGATCCTCGACGTACCACTCCTGGGAAGGCGAAGAGACGACCAGAATACAGTGATGTGGACTCTATTGAAGTGGAGTCTAGGATTAGTGGGATACATGATGACATGGATGAAGACTCCTCTAATGATTACTATGAAGACGAAGACTCCGCATCAATGGCTTCCGATGAGCGTCCTCCGTCATACGAGCGTGTCAAGCACTCCAGCTCCATTAAAAAAGCGGAACGGAACCTTAACCGTATCAAGAGGGTCGACTCCCAACGTTCGAAACCAACTTCCGACGAAGATGTTCAGATTAGGGACAGCAGTAGTAGCAGCAGCGGTAGAACTGTACCGCGTGGTTCGACGCATAAATCTCCACCCGCTTCAACGTCGTCACATCATTCAAAGGAAGGTAAAATGCAACGTTCATCTACTATGCCACGTTCAACGAAAGAACCTGCTAAGAAACAGCGTTCCTCTTCTAAAGGCAGATCCCAGACCTTAAAAGGTCCTCCAGTCTCTACCGGTCGGTCAAAGAGTCAGAGCACTAAAAAGCATCCTGCTCCCCCTCCTCCAcagaaagaagaagaaaaaccGAAACGCAGCTCGTCTTCAAAACAAAGAAAGAAGCCTACCAGCTTAGATGAACCAAAGAAGCATAGTTCTGTTGTAACATCCACGGACGACTTGCTGGATGCTTCCAACTCCACTCTCTATCATCCTCTTCCTGATCAGGAGCAACCATCAACGAGTAAGAAGAAATCCACGAAAGAAAAGCAAAAGAAACATTCCCAACAATCCTCCCCAGCCACCCCACCGTCTGACCCCAATGCAATCTCACCAGTGACTTGTGATGGAACTGCTCAGACCGAAGTCAGCGGTACTTTGTCCCGTAGAAAAGACAACAGGCTACGAGAGTCGACGGACACCACCCCACAAGACTCTCCTTCACACCAGCCTTCGAATCCGGATTATTCCAGTCCCAACCGGTTTACTTCAGCTCCCCCACCACAGGGCAACAGCTTCCAACAGCAGAATCTACTCAACGCATTCCATCACCTTATGCAGCAGCAAGTACAGCAGAATTCAAACCTGCCACCACTGCCGCCACAGCTAGCTCATCAGTTGTACTTATCCTGGCTTGGAGCATATTACGCTGGAGCAACAGGAGCCCCACCTCCTGCCCCGCCCCCTTTTATCATCCCACAAACGAATAACAGCAACAGCCAACACCTGGACGTTCCTCCCGTCCTCAGCCCAGCAAACCTGCAGACGCATCAACTCCACCAAACCCACGATCGTCCACCGAACGCTGAAGAAGCAGCCCGCTATTACGAGCAATTCGCGCACCCCCATAACCAAGATGACGGCTACAACGACTACAACGACGTGCCCCCACCTACCGACCAATACCATTTTAATGATGGTGTCCCAGCAGAAGACTACGCGCGGCAGGAGCGCGGGCGGCCCACGACCAAATGCGACAACGGCCACTGCAACACGTCTATTGTCCTCACCGACGCCGACATGACTGACACATCATCAGTAGCAAGTTCGGTGGCGAAAGGTGAAATAGCAGTGGCGAACAACCCTAAAGGAGGAGTGATGATCTACGTACGCAGCCAGCCCAACAGTCGGTCCAACAGCACCGCCGGCACACACGAGAGCGTCGAGAGTCTTAACACCAGCGACAACGTTCAGTCGCTTGGTAGCAGCGAGCACGGGAGTCAGACCAACCTCTCCGAGCGAAAGAAGTCGCCCCGCGGCAGCAGCAAGGGAAAGAAGATCCCGAAACAAAGTTCGCCGGCAAAAAACGGACTGAGCTCTAGGAAGGCGACCGAAGGTGAGAGAGTGGATCCACCGCGCACTAACCTCGCGTTTTCCACTAATGACGGCATACCACCGCCTAATCATAACAATAATCACTCGCTCGCACCTTCTACTGAGAAGGTTAGCTCGTTGCATGCAACAGACGCCTTTCTGGGGCCAATTCCGTCACCAAACACATTTTCTAACGCTCTTTCAGCCCCGAACCGCCGGCCAAAAGAGCCGGTAAAGAACAGTACACCGTCGGGACGAAAATCGGTCAAATCTTCGACAAGAAAACCTCGTAACGACCCCGATACACCCAGCACAAGTTTTAACACGAGTGCCATGCTACAAGATGCCAATCCTGACGCTTCACACGAAGAAATGATTCTTTCGCTGCGAAGAGCGCCTCTCGCCACCATAGAAGATGATGTTGACGGTTTCCTTTCCGGGTCACATGCTTCTAGTTGTTCTTCCCTTAACTCAGCGCCTCCGGTCCCAAaggaaacaaagaatacgGAGGCTCCACCAAAAGAGACCACCCAGCCTCCCATACCAACAGAGAACATACCTAAACCACAAGATATAGAACCAGCCACCAACTCTGTTGATGTTGAGGTGCATGAAAACGATGAAGCAACAGGGGCAGAGGAAAACTCCGAAAGCGAAAGCGACGCTGCGTCTACGAAAAGCAACGTTGGGTCAATCGACCGCTCAGCTGGTGACATATCTATTTACTCCTTGGACGCTTCCGATGGCTCTGACAAAGAGGACGAAGACGATAAGCAGGAAAGCGACAAAGAACGCTCCGGGGAAAGCTCAGATTCTGAAGAAGCGACATGGCCCGCACCTCCTGTTCCTGTAAACGGCGACGGCGTAGACAAGTTCAAGTCCCCCGTATCAGGCGACGAGCAGCCATCTCCGCCGCAAGAGCCTGCGACCGTCACTCAAACGATCGATATAGTAACGTCTCCGACTGATAATGCTGATAACGAAGAGATAGAGCAGCACCAGTCTGCTGGCTCCGTGACATCGAGCAGCTCTGAGCCGTTTGCCGCTCCCCAGCATCCCGAAGTCCCGCTGATTGACGTTTCCGACTCCGACGCGAGCTCGACCGCTACCGAAGGCGAAAAAGCCGCAGAAAATGGCGACTTGGGAAACGGCGAAGGGGAGCGAAGCAACTCGTCCTCGGATTTATCCACGTCCGACG AAAACCACAAAATGAGTGACGGTAGCTATGATGGGGATCAGAGCAGGACAGAAGAATCGATCCTCGCTGATAAAGAGCAACCAGCGACCAACGGAACAAACCAAGTAGTTGAGGTGGACGGTGAAATGGTCGTGGTCCAG GAGCCACAATTCGACTACTATAAGTGGAAACCAGACCAGGACGTGTGGAAGAGCCCAGAGTACAAGAAATTCGTTGAGATTTTCAATTTTCCCGCCTCTATGAGCGATATAGAAGTCACGCAGCACTTGAGCAAATACAG GGGACTCAGATTAGCTCGTGTTGATGCCACGCATGCTCTCTGTACATTACCATCGGATGTGATCGCCGAGGAATTAGCTGATCAGCACTTCACAGCGTTTGAAACTCGTCCCTTATGTGATGCAAGCAAGCAAACAAAGGCAAAAGCAAAGGCCAAACTAGAAAACGAAA AGTTCGAAGAAGTAAGAGCCCAAAGACCAAAATCAAGTAATGCTGTTGCGAAGCGCATGATAGCTGGTGCTCTTGGTTCAAGTCACCGATCTTCCGCGAACAAACAGTCTACAA aaaaataG
- the LOC100182346 gene encoding flocculation protein FLO11 isoform X2 produces MDRIENLLDTGGRYLSPADRQFVSTLLSELEQFQYQAPKDRALMFHPLGGFQRYLIHKVTEVFPKLTSFSIGDDSNRRTVVCFKSKKKDQQQGLQANGTSKTLPNPKNEYVNAPVRGREEEGRQSAPRSRDSSRSRKKNEPYDANTSKQPRQPKQLDQAYLPKPLRTKKATNKRDQMKRSRSLQSSPVRMDEEVYHTDDDGRRGRRSKGSESGKRAPRSASLKPSSRRRERDVSPEPSEDEFRRQKQHPPLRHNVSDVSIHKRSQGLRMEGKVVNGDIADPHSYGDSESDIGRVDHVAVNKEKERHKKKAPPVESLKRGQPRSRRHSQESSARSVSEDSDAHHYHRDPRRTTPGKAKRRPEYSDVDSIEVESRISGIHDDMDEDSSNDYYEDEDSASMASDERPPSYERVKHSSSIKKAERNLNRIKRVDSQRSKPTSDEDVQIRDSSSSSSGRTVPRGSTHKSPPASTSSHHSKEGKMQRSSTMPRSTKEPAKKQRSSSKGRSQTLKGPPVSTGRSKSQSTKKHPAPPPPQKEEEKPKRSSSSKQRKKPTSLDEPKKHSSVVTSTDDLLDASNSTLYHPLPDQEQPSTSKKKSTKEKQKKHSQQSSPATPPSDPNAISPVTCDGTAQTEVSGTLSRRKDNRLRESTDTTPQDSPSHQPSNPDYSSPNRFTSAPPPQGNSFQQQNLLNAFHHLMQQQVQQNSNLPPLPPQLAHQLYLSWLGAYYAGATGAPPPAPPPFIIPQTNNSNSQHLDVPPVLSPANLQTHQLHQTHDRPPNAEEAARYYEQFAHPHNQDDGYNDYNDVPPPTDQYHFNDGVPAEDYARQERGRPTTKCDNGHCNTSIVLTDADMTDTSSVASSVAKGEIAVANNPKGGVMIYVRSQPNSRSNSTAGTHESVESLNTSDNVQSLGSSEHGSQTNLSERKKSPRGSSKGKKIPKQSSPAKNGLSSRKATEAPNRRPKEPVKNSTPSGRKSVKSSTRKPRNDPDTPSTSFNTSAMLQDANPDASHEEMILSLRRAPLATIEDDVDGFLSGSHASSCSSLNSAPPVPKETKNTEAPPKETTQPPIPTENIPKPQDIEPATNSVDVEVHENDEATGAEENSESESDAASTKSNVGSIDRSAGDISIYSLDASDGSDKEDEDDKQESDKERSGESSDSEEATWPAPPVPVNGDGVDKFKSPVSGDEQPSPPQEPATVTQTIDIVTSPTDNADNEEIEQHQSAGSVTSSSSEPFAAPQHPEVPLIDVSDSDASSTATEGEKAAENGDLGNGEGERSNSSSDLSTSDENHKMSDGSYDGDQSRTEESILADKEQPATNGTNQVVEVDGEMVVVQEPQFDYYKWKPDQDVWKSPEYKKFVEIFNFPASMSDIEVTQHLSKYRGLRLARVDATHALCTLPSDVIAEELADQHFTAFETRPLCDASKQTKAKAKAKLENEKFEEVRAQRPKSSNAVAKRMIAGALGSSHRSSANKQSTKK; encoded by the exons GAAAGACCAGCAGCAAGGATTACAAGCCAACGGAACATCTAAAACACTTCCCAACCCTAAAAACGAATATGTTAACGCACCTGTGCGTGGAAGAGAGGAGGAAGGAAGACAATCTGCTCCGAGGAGCCGAGATTCCTCAAGGAGTCGAAAAAAGAACGAGCCGTACGATGCTAACACATCTAAACAACCGCG CCAACCAAAGCAGTTGGATCAGGCATATCTGCCGAAACCGCTACGGACAAAAAAAGCGACGAACAAACGCGACCAAATGAAGAGATCTCGTTCTCTGCAGTCTTCCCCTGTGAGGATGGATGAAGAGGTTTATCACACGGATGATGACGGGAGGAGAGGCAGGAGGAGCAAAGGAAGTGAGAGTGGGAAGAGAGCTCCGAGGAGCGCTAGTCTGAAACCTTCCAGTCGAAGACG GGAGCGTGACGTTTCGCCTGAACCGTCCGAGGATGAATTCCGGCGCCAAAAACAACATCCCCCATTACGTCATAACGTCTCTGACGTAAGCATACACAAGCGGTCGCAAGGACTACGCATGGAAGGAAAG GTCGTAAACGGGGACATAGCCGATCCGCACTCGTACGGTGACAGCGAGAGCGACATCGGACGCGTTGACCATGTCGCTGTGAACAAGGAAAAAGAGAGACACAAGAAAAAGGCACCGCCCGTCGAGTCACTGAAGCGTGGCCAGCCGAGAAGTCGACGTCACAGCCAAGAAAGCAGCGCGAGGTCGGTGTCGGAGGACAGCGATGCACACCATTACCACCGCGATCCTCGACGTACCACTCCTGGGAAGGCGAAGAGACGACCAGAATACAGTGATGTGGACTCTATTGAAGTGGAGTCTAGGATTAGTGGGATACATGATGACATGGATGAAGACTCCTCTAATGATTACTATGAAGACGAAGACTCCGCATCAATGGCTTCCGATGAGCGTCCTCCGTCATACGAGCGTGTCAAGCACTCCAGCTCCATTAAAAAAGCGGAACGGAACCTTAACCGTATCAAGAGGGTCGACTCCCAACGTTCGAAACCAACTTCCGACGAAGATGTTCAGATTAGGGACAGCAGTAGTAGCAGCAGCGGTAGAACTGTACCGCGTGGTTCGACGCATAAATCTCCACCCGCTTCAACGTCGTCACATCATTCAAAGGAAGGTAAAATGCAACGTTCATCTACTATGCCACGTTCAACGAAAGAACCTGCTAAGAAACAGCGTTCCTCTTCTAAAGGCAGATCCCAGACCTTAAAAGGTCCTCCAGTCTCTACCGGTCGGTCAAAGAGTCAGAGCACTAAAAAGCATCCTGCTCCCCCTCCTCCAcagaaagaagaagaaaaaccGAAACGCAGCTCGTCTTCAAAACAAAGAAAGAAGCCTACCAGCTTAGATGAACCAAAGAAGCATAGTTCTGTTGTAACATCCACGGACGACTTGCTGGATGCTTCCAACTCCACTCTCTATCATCCTCTTCCTGATCAGGAGCAACCATCAACGAGTAAGAAGAAATCCACGAAAGAAAAGCAAAAGAAACATTCCCAACAATCCTCCCCAGCCACCCCACCGTCTGACCCCAATGCAATCTCACCAGTGACTTGTGATGGAACTGCTCAGACCGAAGTCAGCGGTACTTTGTCCCGTAGAAAAGACAACAGGCTACGAGAGTCGACGGACACCACCCCACAAGACTCTCCTTCACACCAGCCTTCGAATCCGGATTATTCCAGTCCCAACCGGTTTACTTCAGCTCCCCCACCACAGGGCAACAGCTTCCAACAGCAGAATCTACTCAACGCATTCCATCACCTTATGCAGCAGCAAGTACAGCAGAATTCAAACCTGCCACCACTGCCGCCACAGCTAGCTCATCAGTTGTACTTATCCTGGCTTGGAGCATATTACGCTGGAGCAACAGGAGCCCCACCTCCTGCCCCGCCCCCTTTTATCATCCCACAAACGAATAACAGCAACAGCCAACACCTGGACGTTCCTCCCGTCCTCAGCCCAGCAAACCTGCAGACGCATCAACTCCACCAAACCCACGATCGTCCACCGAACGCTGAAGAAGCAGCCCGCTATTACGAGCAATTCGCGCACCCCCATAACCAAGATGACGGCTACAACGACTACAACGACGTGCCCCCACCTACCGACCAATACCATTTTAATGATGGTGTCCCAGCAGAAGACTACGCGCGGCAGGAGCGCGGGCGGCCCACGACCAAATGCGACAACGGCCACTGCAACACGTCTATTGTCCTCACCGACGCCGACATGACTGACACATCATCAGTAGCAAGTTCGGTGGCGAAAGGTGAAATAGCAGTGGCGAACAACCCTAAAGGAGGAGTGATGATCTACGTACGCAGCCAGCCCAACAGTCGGTCCAACAGCACCGCCGGCACACACGAGAGCGTCGAGAGTCTTAACACCAGCGACAACGTTCAGTCGCTTGGTAGCAGCGAGCACGGGAGTCAGACCAACCTCTCCGAGCGAAAGAAGTCGCCCCGCGGCAGCAGCAAGGGAAAGAAGATCCCGAAACAAAGTTCGCCGGCAAAAAACGGACTGAGCTCTAGGAAGGCGACCGAAG CCCCGAACCGCCGGCCAAAAGAGCCGGTAAAGAACAGTACACCGTCGGGACGAAAATCGGTCAAATCTTCGACAAGAAAACCTCGTAACGACCCCGATACACCCAGCACAAGTTTTAACACGAGTGCCATGCTACAAGATGCCAATCCTGACGCTTCACACGAAGAAATGATTCTTTCGCTGCGAAGAGCGCCTCTCGCCACCATAGAAGATGATGTTGACGGTTTCCTTTCCGGGTCACATGCTTCTAGTTGTTCTTCCCTTAACTCAGCGCCTCCGGTCCCAAaggaaacaaagaatacgGAGGCTCCACCAAAAGAGACCACCCAGCCTCCCATACCAACAGAGAACATACCTAAACCACAAGATATAGAACCAGCCACCAACTCTGTTGATGTTGAGGTGCATGAAAACGATGAAGCAACAGGGGCAGAGGAAAACTCCGAAAGCGAAAGCGACGCTGCGTCTACGAAAAGCAACGTTGGGTCAATCGACCGCTCAGCTGGTGACATATCTATTTACTCCTTGGACGCTTCCGATGGCTCTGACAAAGAGGACGAAGACGATAAGCAGGAAAGCGACAAAGAACGCTCCGGGGAAAGCTCAGATTCTGAAGAAGCGACATGGCCCGCACCTCCTGTTCCTGTAAACGGCGACGGCGTAGACAAGTTCAAGTCCCCCGTATCAGGCGACGAGCAGCCATCTCCGCCGCAAGAGCCTGCGACCGTCACTCAAACGATCGATATAGTAACGTCTCCGACTGATAATGCTGATAACGAAGAGATAGAGCAGCACCAGTCTGCTGGCTCCGTGACATCGAGCAGCTCTGAGCCGTTTGCCGCTCCCCAGCATCCCGAAGTCCCGCTGATTGACGTTTCCGACTCCGACGCGAGCTCGACCGCTACCGAAGGCGAAAAAGCCGCAGAAAATGGCGACTTGGGAAACGGCGAAGGGGAGCGAAGCAACTCGTCCTCGGATTTATCCACGTCCGACG AAAACCACAAAATGAGTGACGGTAGCTATGATGGGGATCAGAGCAGGACAGAAGAATCGATCCTCGCTGATAAAGAGCAACCAGCGACCAACGGAACAAACCAAGTAGTTGAGGTGGACGGTGAAATGGTCGTGGTCCAG GAGCCACAATTCGACTACTATAAGTGGAAACCAGACCAGGACGTGTGGAAGAGCCCAGAGTACAAGAAATTCGTTGAGATTTTCAATTTTCCCGCCTCTATGAGCGATATAGAAGTCACGCAGCACTTGAGCAAATACAG GGGACTCAGATTAGCTCGTGTTGATGCCACGCATGCTCTCTGTACATTACCATCGGATGTGATCGCCGAGGAATTAGCTGATCAGCACTTCACAGCGTTTGAAACTCGTCCCTTATGTGATGCAAGCAAGCAAACAAAGGCAAAAGCAAAGGCCAAACTAGAAAACGAAA AGTTCGAAGAAGTAAGAGCCCAAAGACCAAAATCAAGTAATGCTGTTGCGAAGCGCATGATAGCTGGTGCTCTTGGTTCAAGTCACCGATCTTCCGCGAACAAACAGTCTACAA aaaaataG